The following proteins are encoded in a genomic region of Sesamum indicum cultivar Zhongzhi No. 13 linkage group LG8, S_indicum_v1.0, whole genome shotgun sequence:
- the LOC105168679 gene encoding squamosa promoter-binding-like protein 16 — translation MEPSSFTGSSKRAKAPGNITQVANCLVDGCNADLSLCRDYHRRHKVCETHSKTPKVTIGGREQRFCQQCSRVSGFREIYDNRRRRKPQPDSISRSSGLVFSNQQGLSGTRLLSFTSPQILPSAVVGSSWPVVVKAENEMLMYSNQQQQQHLNYAERRNSFPDQCSAHSYKVVNNQLQFMQGSDRAVQEASICQPLLDPNAASGSSNCSSHKIFSDGLNQVVDSDRALSLLSSAQPITREFGLNQTDSLPQAQSLVHNLHYSGLGQYPFIQESKPVVSATDDSHGSNASTVNFPEMFQQGPEGSSTCGSHQTLTFMWE, via the exons ATGGAACCATCATCCTTTACAGGGTCATCAAAAAGGGCCAAGGCCCCTGGCAATATTACTCAAGTCGCTAATTGCCTGGTTGATGGGTGTAATGCCGATTTGAGCCTATGCAGGGACTATCACCGACGACATAAAGTCTGCGAAACTCACTCAAAGACACCTAAGGTTACAATTGGGGGTCGAGAGCAGCGCTTCTGCCAGCAGTGCAGCAGG GTCAGTGGTTTCAGGGAAATTTACG ACAACCGGAGGAGACGGAAGCCTCAGCCCGACTCTATAAGCCGAAGCTCGGGACTCGTTTTCTCCAACCAACAAGGTCTTTCAGGTACAAGACTTTTATCCTTCACTAGTCCACAAATTCTGCCAAGTGCTGTTGTAGGCTCGTCTTGGCCCGTGGTCGTCAAAGCCGAGAATGAGATGCTGATGTATAGCaatcagcagcagcagcagcacctGAACTATGCCGAGAGAAGAAACTCATTTCCGGATCAGTGCTCAGCTCACAGCTACAAGGTGGTAAATAATCAGCTTCAGTTCATGCAAGGCAGTGACCGTGCCGTCCAAGAAGCCTCAATCTGTCAACCGCTTCTTGATCCAAATGCTGCGTCGGGAAGTAGTAACTGTAGTAGCCACAAAATCTTCTCCGATGGGCTGAATCAAGTCGTTGACTCCGATCGTGCTCTCTCTCTTCTGTCATCGGCACAACCCATAACGAGGGAGTTTGGTTTGAACCAGACCGACTCACTCCCCCAGGCACAGTCGTTAGTTCACAACTTGCACTACAGCGGCTTAGGCCAGTACCCGTTCATTCAAGAAAGCAAGCCAGTTGTTTCTGCCACCGACGACTCCCATGGTAGCAATGCCTCTACCGTAAATTTTCCAGAAATGTTTCAGCAGGGGCCCGAGGGATCATCGACGTGTGGATCCCATCAAACTCTCACGTTCATGTGGGAGTAG